A window of the Pungitius pungitius chromosome 3, fPunPun2.1, whole genome shotgun sequence genome harbors these coding sequences:
- the kcnab1a gene encoding voltage-gated potassium channel subunit beta-1a isoform X3 — MTIAYENGVNLFDTAEVYAGGRAEVILGNIIKKKCWRRSSIVITTKLYWGGKAETERGLSRKHIIEGLKGSLQRMQLEYVDVVFANRPDSNTPMEEIVRAMTYVINQGMAMYWGTSRWTAMEIMEAYSVARQFNLIPPVCEQAEYHLFQREKVEVQLPELYHKIGVGAMTWSPLACGIISGKYENGIPESSRASMKSYQWLKEKIVSEDGRKQQAKLKELNHIAEKLGCTLPQLAVAWCLRNEGVSSVLLGTSNPEQLTENLGAIQVLPKMTSQVVSEVDHILGNRPYSKKDYRS, encoded by the exons ATGACCATTGCCTACGAGAATGGAGTCAACCTGTTTGACACAGCTGAGGTCTACGCAGGCGGCAG AGCCGAAGTCATTCTAGGAAACATTATCAAGAAGAAATGCTGGAG gCGGTCCAGTATTGTCATTACAACTAAACTCTACTGGGGAGGAAA agcagagacagaaagaggactCTCCAGGAAACACATTATTgaag gtCTAAAAGGCTCTCTACAAAGGATGCAGTTGGAGTACGTGGATGTAGTTTTCGCCAACCGCCCTGACAGCAACACTCCCATGGAGG AGATCGTTCGGGCCATGACGTACGTGATCAACCAAGGAATGGCGATGTACTGGGGGACGTCTCGATGGACCGCCATGGAGATCATG GAGGCCTATTCAGTTGCCAGACAGTTTAATCTGATCCCCCCTGTGTGCGAGCAGGCAGAGTATCATCTCTTCCAGAGGGAGAAAGTAGAAGTGCAATTACCTGAACTTTACCACAAGATAG GAGTTGGAGCGATGACGTGGTCACCGTTGGCATGCGGTATCATCTcaggaaaatatgaaaatggCATTCCTGAATCTTCTAGGGCTTCCATGAAG tcATATCAAtggctgaaggagaaaataGTGAGCGAGGATGGAAGGAAGCAACAAGCCAAGCTGAAAGAGCTCAACCACATCGCAGAGAAGCTGGGCTGCACGCTGCCTCAGCTGGCCGTGG cgTGGTGTCTTAGGAATGAAGGAGTGAGCTCAGTTCTTCTGGGAACATCCAACCCTGAGCAGCTCACTGAGAACCTCGGGGCCATACAG GTCCTTCCTAAGATGACGTCACAGGTGGTGTCTGAAGTCGACCACATCTTGGGCAACAGACCGTACAGTAAGAAGGACTACCGCTCTTAA
- the ssr3 gene encoding translocon-associated protein subunit gamma, whose translation MAPKGSNKQQSEEDLLLQDFSRNLSAKSTALFYGNALIVSAIPIWLFWRIWHMDLVQSAVLYAVMTLVSTYLVAFAYKNVKFVLKHKVAQKREDAVSKEVTRKLSEADNRKMSRKEKDERILWKKNEVADYEATTFSIFYNNTLFLVLVIVASFFLLRNFNPSVNYILSISASSGLIALLSTGSK comes from the exons ATGGCTCCCAAAGGCAGCAACAAGCAGCAGTCAGAGGAagatcttctcctccaggacTTCAGCAGAAACCTTTCAGCGAAGTCCACCGCTCTCTTTTACGGGAATGCACTCATCGTCTCTGCCATCCCCATCT GGCTGTTTTGGAGGATTTGGCACATGGACCTTGTGCAGTCCGCGGTCTTGTACGCTGTGATGACTCTGGTCAGCACCTACCTGGTGGCCTTCGCCTACAAGAACGTCAAGTTTGTTCTCAAACACAA AGTGGCCCAAAAACGCGAGGACGCCGTTTCCAAGGAGGTGACGAGGAAGTTGTCCGAGGCGGACAACCGCAAGATGTCCCGCAAGGAGAAAGACGAGAG GATCCTGTGGAAGAAGAATGAGGTCGCCGACTACGAggccaccaccttctccatcttCTACAACAACACTCTCTTCCTGGTGCTCGTCATCGTTGCCTCCTTCTTCTTGCTCAGAAACTTCAACCCGTCTGT CAACTACATTCTGTCCATCAGCGCCTCCTCAGGACTGATCGCTCTGCTGTCCACAGGCTCCAAGTAA